In Actinopolymorpha sp. NPDC004070, the genomic window CGGAGGCACAGAGATGAGCGGCGGCGTGGTGGACAGCTACGCGGGACACATGCACGAGACCGGCTTCTACGCGTCCGACGAGGACTTCCGCGCGCTGATCGTGCCCTTCGTCGAGGAAGGTCTCGCCGCCGGTGAGCCGGTCGTCATCGGCTACGACGAGCGCAAGACGGACCTGCTCCGTTCGTGGCTGGACGACCCGTACGCGGTCACCTTCCAAACCGGCGGGAGCATGTACGCGACGCCCGCGCGAGCGATCGGGGCCTGGCAGAGGACGTTCGAACGCCACGTCGCGGCCGGAGCGTCGCGGGTCCGGATCGCGGGCGACGTTCCCCATGCGGGCAACGGCGGTTGCTTCGAGGGGTGGGACCGCTACGAATCCGCCCTCAACACCGTGTGGGGCAAATTCCCGGTGGACAGCCTCTGCCTGTACGACGCCACGACGGTTCCTGCGCCGGTGCGTGACGTCGTCGAACGGACGCACCCGCGCATCCTCACCACCGACGGCGTGCACACGACCAACAGCCGCTACGACAGGCGCGTCACGAACGCCCGCATTCCCGTGGCCGCTGACCCGTTGGAAGCTTCGGTGCCCAATGTCGAACTCGTCAATCCCTCCGCGGCAGAGGCCCGGCACGCTCTGGAGCAACTCGGCCGCGACCTGGTCCGCGACAGCAAACTCGACGATCTGCTGTTCGGCATCTCCGAGGCCGTCACCAACGCGCGCCTGCACGGCGTGCCGCCCACGACCGTCCGCATCTGGTCCACTGACGACCGGCTGGTGGCCGACGTACAGGACAAGGGGCGCGGACCGACCGACCCGCTCGCCGGACTCGTCCCCATGTCGAGCACCACGTTCGGTACCGGCCTCGGCCTGTGGGTCACCCACCTGCTCGACATCGACGCGGCCCTCATCTCGACGGCGGACGGCTTCTCGTTCCGGCTCCGCGCGGGCCGCGACCCCGCGCTGGTCCACCAGTAGGTCGGGGCAGCCGAATCACGTTCTCGTCCTGTCGGGGAGTCCTCGTCCTGACGTAGGGTCTCGGCATGCAAGATCAGCCGACTGTCCTCGACGACGTGGTGGAGGCGGCCCAGGAGCTCGGCGTTCCCGGCGTCGCCGTGGGTGTCGACCACGGCGGGAAGCGTGAGACCTTCACCCACGGCGTCACCAGCATCGAGCGCGGCCGGCCGGTCGACGAGGCGACGTTGTTCCAGATCGGCTCGACAGCGAAGACCTTCACCGCCACGGCGATCATGGTTCTGGTCGACCAGGGGCGGATCGAGCTCGACCAACCGGTACGCCGCTACCTCCCCGACCTGCGGTTGCGGGACGCCGGCACGACCGAGACCCTGACCGTCGGTCAGCTTCTCAACCACACGGCGGGCTGGGACGGCGGCGACGTCTGGACCGACACCGGTGAGGGCGACGACGCGCTGGAACGCTCCGCCGCACTGCTCGCCGGCCTGCCGCAGCAGTTCACCCCGGGGACGGACGCGTCCTACAACAACGCGGCCTTCGTGCTTGCCGGCCGGGTGGTGGAGAAGGTGACCGGCGAGACCTTCGAACGAGCGCTGGCTCGGCTGGTCCTCGACCCGCTCGGGATGGCCCAGACGCTGACGTCGCTGAACGAGATCATGACGCGGCCGTTCGCGACCGGCCACCGGATCGACGGCGAGTCGCTGGCGGTGTGCCGACCGTGGAGCGACCCACGCGGTTACCTCCCTGCCGGGGCCAGGCTCGCCTCCAGCCTCGGCGACCAGCTGACCTGGGCACGATTCCAGCTGAGCGACGGCCGATCCCCCGAGGGGACGCGGGTGCTGTCCGAACAACTGCTGCGGGCGATGCACACGCCGACGACGAATCACGAGCTGTGGCCGGGCGTCCAGATCGGGATCGCGTGGCTGCTGCGGGAGATCGACGGCGTACGGCTGATCGAGCACCACGGCGACGTCTCCGGCCAGCACTCCACGATCGCGGTGGTGCCCGAGCACGACTTCGCGGTCGTCGTACTCACCAACGCCACCCCGTCCGGCCGGGAGCTTGCGGAACGCATCGTGCGCGAGACCCTGGAGAGCAGGCTCGGACTGGCCGAACCTCCGCCCGAGCCGCTCTCGCTCGGTCCCGACGAGTTGGCTCCGTACGCCGGGGACTACCGCACCGAGGGCCTCGAGCTGCGGATCGTCGTCGACGGCGACGCGCTCGTCATCCACGGCACCCTGACCGACGACGGAGTCGCGGAGACGCTGGAGTTCCCGTCGAGAATGCTGCCCGGTGAACGGTTCCTGGTCGTCGGTGGCCCGTTCGCCGGCCTGCAAGGGGAGTTCGTCCGTGACGCGGGCGGGGTCGTCGCGGTCAAGCACGTCGGCCGGCTGGTTCCGCGGGCCGCGGTGTCGTCGGCCTGACCCGGCGTACCTGAAGCAAGGAGAGTCAACCCGCCATGGCGTACGACATTCACATCGTCTTCGACTGTCACGACGTCGACAGGGTGTCGCGGTTCTGGCTGGCCGCGCTCGAGGGCTACAACTATCCGGGCAGCCCGCTGGACCAGCCACCCGGCAGTCCACCGGAGGGCTTCGACAGCTGGGCGGCCTTTGCCGACGCCAACGGCATACCCGAGGACCAGCGATATGCCGTGCGCACGATCATCGACACGGTGGGCGGGAGGCCGGACATCTTCTTCATCGCCGTGCCCGAGGACAAGGCTGTCAAGAACCGCTTGCATCTGGACATCAAGGTTTCCAGGGGGTTGCCGGCCGACCAGGTACGCATGCGGCAGGACGCCGAGGCGGAGCGACTCGTCGCGGCCGGCGCGAAGGTCCTCACCCGTGTGCCCGACGGGGTCATCGTCATGCAGGACGTCGAAGGAAACGAGTTCTGCATCGCGTAGCTGACTCGTAGGGTGGCCGCTGTGCAGATGTCGCCCGCCCACCAGCGCGCCGCGAGTGTGGTCACCGACTTCTTCGGCCTATCACCGGCCACGGTCCGGACCGTGACGACGTGGAACCCGACGGTGGTCGTGAAGGCGGTGCTCGCCGACGGATCCACCGTCTTCGTCAAGGCCGCCGAGACCGAGAACGTCCACACCGAAGCAGCAGCGCTGGATCACGTACGGCCTGCTGGTGTGCCGACCGTCGAGACGCTCGGTGTCGGCATCGACGATCAGCTGCCTGGTGGGCGTTGGATGATCACGAGCGCGGCACCAGGGCGCACGCTCGAATCCGTCGGCCTGCAGACCCCCGCGACCGCACGGACCCTCGCCGACCTGGCCGAGTGCTACACCCGACTCCACCGGGTGAGGCTTCCGGGCTTCGGTCCGCTCACCGACGACGGGCGAAGCGGCACGCTCGAAAGCTGGTCGCAGTGGCAGCGGCTGGCCATCGAGCAGGCACTGGCAGCGCTGGAAGGCGCTCACGCGGTTGCGCCCGGATTCACCGATCGGGTACGCGATCTCTGTGCGTCCTTCGCGACATCCCTGGACGAGGCTCCGGGTGCGCTGCTGAACGCGGAGGTCGGGGACGGGGAGGCGTTCGTCGACCCCGCAACCGGTGCCGTCACCGCGATCGTGGACTGGGGCTCTGCCCTTGTCGGCGACCCGCTCTACGACCTCGCACGCTTCGTCGCCGGAGGTCCGGCGGACGACCCGCGGCCGGCTCTCGTCCATCCCCGGTTGCACGCCGAGTACTTCGCCCGCAACGCCTACGACCCGGGCCATGCGCGGCGGATGTTGCGCTTCTATCGGTTCCACATCTGTGTCATCGAGGCGGCGTGGGGCCAGGAGCTCGGCTGGACACCGAGTCTGGTCGCCCGGGCCGAACAACTCCTGGCGGAACTCGAACCAGATCGGTGAGGCGCCGCCGGTAGCCTGCAGGTTGTGCGCGTGCTGTTCACGTTCGTCGGCGGTCCCGGCCACCTCCTACCGCTGGTCCCGATCGCGCGGGCGGTCGCCGCCGCTGGCCACGTTGTCGCCTTCGCCGGCAGCGGCTCGATGACCCAGGCCATCGAGACCTGTGGCTTCCGGGCGTTCGCCACCGAGCCGGCCAGTACGGGCGTACGACCGCGACGCCCGTTGCCCAAGCTTGACAACGAGCGCGCCGCGTGGGAACTGACCGAGATCTTCGCCCGGTCCGAAGCACCCAGACGCGCCAAGGCGATACTCGAGCTTGCCCGTGAGTGGGAGCCGGACGTCATAGTGGGCGACGAGGTTGATTTCGGCAGCATGGTCGCGGCGGAGCGGCTGAGTATTCCTCACGCCGGCGTGCTCGTCCTCGCGGCAGGAGGCCTTCTGCGTAAGGAGATCGTCGTCGAGCCGCTGCGGGAGTTGCGGGACACTTACGGGCTTCCGTCAGACCCGGAGCTCGCCATGCTCGACAGCGATCTCGTGTTGTCTCCCGTCCCGCCCAGCTTCCGCGATCCGGACTTCCCGCTGCCGGCGACCGCTCATGCGATCCGCACCTGCGACGTGACGCCGCGACGTCCTGGCCGACCGGACGGCCCGCTGGTCTACTTCACCCTCGGCACGGAGTTCAACACCGAGTCGGGCGACCTCTTCTCCCGCGTACTCGCCGGCCTCGGTCAGTTGCCCGTCACCACTGTGGCCACCGTTGGCGTACACGTCGATCCGGCCGAACTGGGCCCACAACCGCCCAATGTCCGAGTACGCCAGTACGTCCCGCAAGGTGAGCTCCTGCCGACCTGCGATCTGGTCGTGTCACACGGAGGCTCGGGCACCGTCATCGGCGCACTCGCCCACGGTGTGCCGTGCCTGCTGATTCCGCTGGGCGCCGACCAACCGCACAACGCGGCGCGGTGCGCAGCGCTCGGGGCAGGGGAAGTGTTCGACCCGCTCTCGCTCACTCCCGAGACGATGCGGAGTGCGGCGTCGGCGATGCTGTCCGATCCGCGCTACCGCCAGGCAGCCGAAGCCGTACGCCGAGAGGTCGCCGACCTTCCCGGACCCGAGTCCGCCGTACCGCTGCTCGAACGGCTGACGAAGCGCTGACGCCCGAGCCGAACGCGCATCTGTGGGCAACAGCCGACGAGTCACGCGAGCAGATCGTCGAGCGTTACCGCCGGGCCTGGGCGCACTCCGACGCGACCGTCGCCGCTGTGTCGCTGGACACCATCGGCAGGGTGCCGTGGTGGCCGAGCGACGACAACGAGCTGACGTTGCACCATGCGCTGGTCCGCGTCATCGCCGACACTCATCGCCACGCCGGGCACGCCGACATCCTCCGGGAACTCCTCGACGGCTCCGTCGGAATGAACGAGGACAACGACAGCATGGCGCAGCGCGACCCGGCGTGGTGGGCGGCCCATCGAAGCAACCTGGAGTTGACGGCCAAGCAGGCGTCCCACCTCAGCTGAAGAGGAGCGCCACCAAGTCAGCCGTGCAGGGTGGGCCGGTAGACGAGCTCGTGCGTACGGCCGTCGAGGATCCTGCTCTCCAACAGCTCGAGGTCGAAGTCGGCCGCCCCCGCGAAAATGGGGTCCGATCCGGTCTGCCCGGTGATCACGGGGAAGAGCGTCACCTGAACCCGGTCGACCAGGCCGGCTGCCATGAGTGCCCGGTTCATCGACAGACTGCCGTGGGAACGCAGGGGCACGTCGGACTCCTCCTTGAGCCGGGCGACGACGTCGACGGCATCACCTTTCACGAGCGTCGCGTCCGGCCAGTCCAGAGGGCCGTCAAGGGTGGTCGACACCACCGTGGCCGGCAGGTTCGTCATCCGGGTCACCCACGGGTCACGGACCTCGGAGTCCTCCGTACTCGACGCCAGCAGCTGCGTGAACGTCCGGTACGTGTTGGCCCCGAAGACCATCCGCTGCTCCTCGTCGTACACCGCGAGCCGGTGCTCGAGCAGCTCGGGACCCTGCTTGCCCCAGTAACCGGACCAGTTGGCGATGGCCGTGCCGAAGCCGTCCAGGCTGGTGAAGACGTCGAACGTGTAGGTGGCGGTCATGATCTTCTCCCTGAGCGAGGTGGGTCTGCTGTGAGGAGAGACCGGACGGCACGCTGAAACTCATCGCGCCAGGACGAGTTCGGTCTGCCGGAGATCGACGAGGCAGCCGCGTAACTCGACTCCCTTCCTCGCAGGCTCCCACCCGTCGCCGGAGCGGACGTCAACCATGCTCGTCGTTCCCGGCACCGCGCCGAAGAGGCGGTCGTCACTCGGCTCCAGCCGGCAGTACACCGCCCGAACGCCCCGCACCTTTCCACGTACGGCTGGAAGGGAGTCCACGTCACCTTGGTCCCCGATCAGGGGCCCTCCGCCGGGTGGTGTGCGCCGCCCGCGGCGCTCCTTGCGCGCGGCGTGAGCTAGCTCTCGGGGTCGTACAGATGCCTGAGCGCCTCGGCAGGATGGCACATGGCTATCTCGCGGATGCCACCCGCGGTGTCGCTGAGCGGAAGCTTGTAGACGTGGTGCCGTCCGAGCGCGGACCACCTCAGGGGGATCTCCTCGATGCCGGAGGTCTGTCCTTCCTGGCAACGCGGTTTGGTGACCGTCACCCACAGTACGACCCACTCACCGGGCTTGATCGTGACGGGGAAGGGCCGCACGTCGCTCGCGTAGCCGCCCATCAACTCACCGTTGCCCGACGGGGGCACCCAGCCCACAGCGGTGAGGCCGTAGGCGTGGTCGGAGGCCAGGCCGTCGACACGTACGGTGAACCTGCCGTAGTTCTCCAGGTCGTAGGCGAGCCTGCCGTGCCGGCCAACGGCTGCGTCCACGATGTAGCGGGTGGGTGTCACCCCGTCGGTCAACGCCTTGACCGAGCGGGTCTCCGGGGCCATGAAGCTTCCCGTGGACAGCGGCGCGTAGCGGGAGGAGTACACGACCCACCCCGCGACGACGGCGGCCACGACCAGGACGGCGCACCCCACGACCCAGGTCGCGCGCTTGCGAGGTCCACTCCGGCGCACTGCCCCAAGCTCTGACGTCACAGCTGCTCCCCGGACAGGCCCTCGTATGGTGCTCAGAACATAGCTGCCGTGGCAGGCCTTCGGGCGACAGTTCGATCAAGGGCCACACGAACCCCTACCATGCGCCGGCTAGTACGGCCTCGTCCCGGACGGAAGGAACCTCTCGTGAACCGGAAAGCCATCCTCTTCCACGGGACCGGCGCGAACCCCGAGGTCGTGTGGCTCCCGTGGCTACGCGACCGGCTGGGGGGCCGCGGCTACGCCGTCGAGAGCCCGCACTACCCCGACCTCAACGTCGAGCCCGTCGACAGCTTTCTGCCGAGGGTGCTGGCCAACCACACCTTCGACGAAGGCACCGTGCTCGTCGGCCATTCTGGCGGCGCCGCGCTGCTCCTGGCGATCCTGCAACACATCGACGTCCCGGTGGCCCAGGCCGTCCTCGTCGCCGGATACTCCACGCAGCCGAACACCAGCGACGAACCCGTCCTGCAGGCCGCGTACGACTGGACCGCCATCAAGGCCCACGTCCGCGACCTGTACTTCGTCAACTCCCGCAACGATCCGTACGGCTGCGACGAGCGGCAGGGACGGGCCATGTTCGATCGACTCGGCGGCACCCAGATCATCCGCGACGACGGACACTTCGGCGACTATGACCAGCCGTACCCCACATTCGAACTCCTGGACAAGCTGATCGACTGAGCCAACGAGGCCTTCATGATCGTCTGGCATTGCTTGACGGCTCTGCGCGGCCAGATCGCGGTCACTTTCGTGCTCACTCGGGAGCGTCAGGCGGGAGAACGTCGAAGCCGCCGTGGCGCCACAGCCACACGTGGGCGTACCGGTCGAGCCATGGTGTCCAGAACCAGATCCGCGCCCATCGCAGTACTCGTTCGAGGTGCGGTTCGATGCCATCGGGTGGCGTCCAGTTCCAGCCGGGTCGGACTCCTGCTGGTGGTCTCCATCCGCCTGGTGATGGACGAGCGTAGGTCATCCAGCGGACGCGCTGCTTATGGCGCTCACCCCAGTCGTCGCCGGCGTCGCCCGTCGGACCCGTGCCCTCATTGTCCTGGCCGTCGCCGCCGTGTGCGGCGGTCCAGGACGCTCCTTGATGCCATCAACGGGCAGGGAGGCCAACGGAGGGCGTTCGTGCAGGTCAGCGGGCCGTTAGTGATCATGGTTGGATGTCTCTGGCCGGTCTGGTTGCCGTACTTCTGTGCTGTACGCGAGAACCTTCCCCCTGGCCAACCTGCTCGGGGTCGTCGAGGGTTGGCCACCGCCCCCCGGTGGACGCACCATGAACACGTCGATCGAGTCTTGGGCTTCCACGACGAATCCGTGACGCTCGTAGAGCCGACGGGCAGCACTGCCCAGCAAGACGTTCAAGCCTACGGTCATGCCCTGCGCGTCGGTCCGCTCCAGCACCGTGCGCAAGACAGCGGATCCGAGCCCTCGGCCCTGTCGGCGCGGAGCAACGTAGAAGTGCTCCAGCCACTGTCTGCCTCCGGCAGGCCGGACAGTGACGCATCCTGCGAGTTCACGGTCGATCATGATGATCGACGTGTGCTGTGTGGAGAAGGAATCCCTCAGCCGCTGCCGCACCCGGTGCTCGTCGTAACGCCCAAGGCGCTCCAAATCCGCACGCATGACCGTGGCCCGCAACTCCGCGATCACCTCGATGTCCGCTGCCACCGCAGAACGCAGCACCCAGCCCGCGGCGTGCGCCGACGTGCTTTCTGCAGGCACCGCCACGTCCGATCGCGTCCCGCTCCCCGTCACCCCAGCATCCATGGCCGGAGTATCTCGTACGGGAGCGCCTTACCGGGCGGCGGCGCAGGGGCCCGCAGTTCCCGGCACCAGCCACGCACACTGCCGCGGAGCGGGACGTGATGAGGGTCGCCAGTGTTCTGGCGGCCCTCTTGTCGCGCCCAGCCGCGCTGGCCGACCGGGCGCCGAAGGCGCGGAGGGAAGCCGGCGCCGTGAGGCGGGCGGGCGGCGGCCGGTGGCCGCCTTTAAAGACGTAGGGAAACTCTTCACCGCATGGCCGGTGGCACGCGTGTGCTCCGTTGTGCTCGGCTTGGACAGAGCCGCGCCGAGTTGGCTGGCTAGGGTGACCGCGACCTGGCGCTGCTTCATGGTCGGGTGCCCCACCTCAGTGGTGCCAGGCCGTGGCCGCCCGCCGGCAGTTGTCCGCGGCCCGGCCGTCTTCTGACACGACTGGAGGCTGACGTCAACCTCGGCACTACCGGCGACGCAACTCGGACACGATCGAGTGCACAACGTCCATCTCGTCACGCGCCCCCGTCGCCGCGCAGGCTAGCTGCAGTCGATCGTCTTCGACCTCCGACAGAACTCGCCCCAGTAGCTCTTCGACCTCCGCCTTCATGCAGAAGTAGCGGCCGCGCCGGTCGACGGCGAACAGATAGTGCCCGTCCGGATCGAAAAATCCCATCGTCAGGTAGCCGCCCTTGTAGTGAGGCTCCCTGTGAACCTCTGCGCCTGCCTTCTCCAGCCGTCGCTGCAACGCGTCCAGGTCGACGACGGACAGTTCGAAGGGCGAGAACAACTCGCCCCATTGTTCCCAGTGATGATGCCGAAACTCGCCCTCGGCCGCCTTCATCAGATAGAGCCCGGGTTCGGCTCCCGCAGCCGGCCACAGGAGCGATTCGACTTCACCGACCGACTCGCTTCGTGCGTAGCCGATCACGTCGCAGTAGAAGTCCGTCGACCGCGTGACATCGCGGACCGGCAGTCGCAGGCAGCAGTAGCCCGTAACGTGCGCGTCGTTCGACGTGGATCGAGATGCGTTAATGGGATCCCTCCAGCCAGACCATCCGAGCACACGGGTGGTCACTCGGCAGAGGGTATACATCGCCACCGACAACCAGGCTGAACTACTGCGGGTGTGTGAGTACCTGGGCGTGCCGATCGAGACGCTGTATCGGTGGCGCTACATCGGCGCTGGTCCTCGCGCCGCGCGGATCGGCAAGCACCTGCGCTACGACCCGGCCGACGTGTACGCCTGGGTCGCGGAACAGAAGGCGACCGCCGCATGAGTGTGGAGAAGCGGGGCGACCGTTGGCGGGCCAGATACCGCGGCCCGGACGGGCGGGAGCGCAACAAGAGCTTCCGCCGCAAGCTCGACGCGCAACGCTGGCTTGCCGAGGAGCAGACCCGGATCGGTCGCGGTGACTGGGTTGACCCCGCCGCGCCGAGTGTCGAGTTCGGTGTGCTCGCGGCCGAGTGGTTCGGAACAACTCTGCATCTGAAGCCGCGCACGCGAGATGGCTACAGCCGACTGCTGAATCGGCGGATCCTCCCCCGCTGGGGGCGGGTTCCGATGGGCAAGCTCGACGGCCTGGTACCAGAGTGGATCACGGAACTCGGCGCGGCGGGACTGTCACCGACGGACATCCGGCAGACCGTGTACGTGTTCTCGGCGGTGTGCCAGTACGCGGTGCGAACCGGTCGGGCCCGGGCGAACCCGGTGGCGGGTCGGAAGCTGCCCAGGCCGAAGCCCGCGCGGGAACGGATGCTCCTGAGCCATTTGGAGGTGGGCCGTCTCGCCGACGCAGCTGGTCAGTACGGGACACTCGTGCACGCTCGCCTACACCGGACTTCGCTGGGGCGAGCTGATCGCGCTTCGGGTCCGGGACGTCGACCTGGCTCGCCGTGCGGTTGACGAACTTCCCGGCGTTCGGCGTGGCACCCGGCCGTCGCCGCAGCCGGGCTGGACGGGCTAACGATCCACGGCATGCGGCACACGGCCGCGTCGCTCTACATCTCGGCCGGCACTCCGCCCAAGGTCGTCCAACACATCCTCGGGCACGCGTCGACCATGATCACGATGGATCTGTACGGCCATCTGTACGCCGACGAGATGGACACGTGGGCCGCACGGCTGGACGACACCGCCCGGCAGTTCGACGTGTGGCCAGAACGTGGCCAAAACGACGATTCCGAGGTGATCGACTCGAACCCCCAACCTTCTGATCCGTAGGAAAGGGCACCTTGATCACGAGCTGGCCGTTTCCGCTGAGGAGGTACTCGGCCCGGTGCTCATGGTCGTCCGGTGTTGCACCTCGTTGGAGTCAGGCTGGGGTCAGTTGGCAGGCAGCGAAGTCCGCCTTGAGGAAGTACGCTCCTGTGGTGTCGAGAGCGCTTGAAGGCTTCCTAGATCTTGCGGCACCATCAAGGCAGATGGGATGCGCCTGTTGAATGGCGGCTCCAGGTCGGGCGTCGCAACCAACCTCTCACTCTGCAGGCGGCTCCTCATTCGCTTCTACGGCGTTCGATGCTGATCTCGATCACGGGGGTGGCAGCGTGGCCGGGATTGCCGGAAGGGCGTTGGAGGGGCCGGTGAGCCCGTGCGGTCTGCTTCGCACTGGTCTGGATGCTAATCCTGATAGGCTCGCGCTGATCTCGGCGGATACGCGCTGGACGTGGCGCAGGCTCGATGACCTTAGCAATCGCTTGGCTGCGGGTTTGCTGGGTCTGGGACTGAACCCCGGTGATCGGGTCGCTTCGCTCATGCCGAATCGTCCTGCACTCATCGTTCACTACCTCGCCTGTTTCAAGGCGGGCCTGGTCGCAACGCCCCTCAATTACCGTTACATGGCACCGGAGATCGATCACGCCCTGGCGGTCAGCAAAGCCCGCGCGCTGCTCGCGCACGCCGAGCGGGAGGAGGATCTCGCCGCAAGCCAGCTCGCCCGACAGCTGCCGTTGGGCACCATCAGCTACGGCGGCGGACGAGGAGCGGGTCCGGTTTTCGACGAGCTGATCGAGGGACAGGCTGTATCTTCGCCTCCGCCGCCTCCTCCTCCGGCGGCGCCGGCCGTGATCTTCTTTACCTCAGGGAGTACCGGGCGCCCGAAGGGGGTCACGCATACCCACGAGACTCTCGGCTGGATGTTGGCCATCGGGGCGGCAGGGCTCGAATTCAGCCCGGACGATCTGCTGTTGGCTGGTTCGTCGCTGTCGCACCTCGGTGCGTTCTACCTGTCGTTCGCCTCGCTGAGCGTGGGCGCAGGCGTGATTGTGGCCCACACGTTCGATGCAGACGAGTTGCTCCCGCTGCTGCGCGAAGACCGCCCGACGGTGCTGTCGATGCTTCCTTCGAAACTGTCCGCGCTGACCCGCGACCACGGCGCCCGGCACGACGACTTCGCCTCGCTGCGGCTGTGCCGGGCGGCGGGTGACACCGTCTCCGCGGAGCTGGGGCGGGAGTTCACCGCGCTGAGCGGGTTGGTGATCGACGAGGCCTACGGCATGACAGAAGTCGGGCTGGCGACCGTGAGCCCGCCGTCAGGTCGGATCAAGCTCGGTTCGGTCGGGCAAGTGGTTCCCGCGGTCTCGCTGTCAATCCAGAACGAGGACGGCGAGGAGCTGCCGGCCGGGAGTGCAGGCCGCTTGTGG contains:
- a CDS encoding class I adenylate-forming enzyme family protein — translated: MAGIAGRALEGPVSPCGLLRTGLDANPDRLALISADTRWTWRRLDDLSNRLAAGLLGLGLNPGDRVASLMPNRPALIVHYLACFKAGLVATPLNYRYMAPEIDHALAVSKARALLAHAEREEDLAASQLARQLPLGTISYGGGRGAGPVFDELIEGQAVSSPPPPPPPAAPAVIFFTSGSTGRPKGVTHTHETLGWMLAIGAAGLEFSPDDLLLAGSSLSHLGAFYLSFASLSVGAGVIVAHTFDADELLPLLREDRPTVLSMLPSKLSALTRDHGARHDDFASLRLCRAAGDTVSAELGREFTALSGLVIDEAYGMTEVGLATVSPPSGRIKLGSVGQVVPAVSLSIQNEDGEELPAGSAGRLWIKTPAATAGYWNDPGATEAAFSNGWLDSGDMMRVDEEGYFFFCGRKRQIIVHDGSNICPQEVEGALLQHPGVTSAGVIGIHDLVHGENVRAYITLAEGTEQPTSQELIQFARARVGYKAPEEIVVLADMPRTATGKLDRTSLKRMAEANLARRASR